A region of Sulfitobacter faviae DNA encodes the following proteins:
- a CDS encoding ABC transporter permease, with the protein MKSLLKSAPPSAIFGMVVLVLVAITGLFAPWIAPYGETEVVGDAYLPWSGAHPLGTDNLGRDMLSRMIFGARNTVGLALLTTAISFSVGATLGMLAALKGGWLDEVLSRLVDVLMAVPPLILALMLLAIVGPSIPNMVGVIAVIYVAPVYRLSRAAAMNVVGLDFVEAAKLRGERTPWLLRREILPNIWSTLIAEFGVRFCFVFLFIAALSFLGIGIQPPTADWGSMVKENATLISFGDITPLIPAAAIALLTVAINLIVDWMLHRASGLKS; encoded by the coding sequence ATGAAATCTTTGCTGAAATCCGCGCCTCCTTCGGCGATCTTTGGCATGGTGGTGCTGGTCCTCGTGGCGATCACCGGACTTTTCGCCCCGTGGATCGCGCCCTATGGCGAGACGGAGGTGGTGGGCGACGCCTATCTGCCGTGGAGTGGCGCGCATCCGCTCGGCACCGACAATCTGGGCCGCGATATGCTGTCACGCATGATCTTTGGCGCGCGCAATACGGTTGGGCTGGCGCTGCTGACCACGGCCATTTCCTTTTCGGTCGGGGCCACGCTGGGGATGCTGGCCGCGCTCAAAGGCGGCTGGCTGGATGAAGTCCTGTCGCGGCTCGTCGATGTGTTGATGGCCGTGCCGCCGCTGATCTTGGCGCTGATGCTCTTGGCCATTGTCGGCCCCTCGATCCCCAATATGGTCGGGGTGATCGCGGTGATCTATGTGGCGCCGGTCTATCGCCTGTCGCGCGCGGCGGCGATGAATGTCGTCGGGCTTGATTTTGTCGAGGCCGCCAAGCTGCGCGGAGAGCGCACGCCGTGGCTGCTGCGGCGCGAGATATTGCCCAACATTTGGTCCACCCTGATCGCTGAATTTGGCGTGCGCTTTTGCTTTGTGTTTCTCTTTATCGCGGCGCTGTCCTTTCTTGGCATCGGGATTCAGCCGCCCACGGCGGATTGGGGATCGATGGTAAAGGAGAACGCCACCCTGATCAGCTTTGGCGATATCACGCCGCTGATCCCGGCGGCCGCCATCGCCTTGTTGACCGTTGCGATCAACCTGATCGTCGATTGGATGCTGCACCGCGCCAGCGGTCTGAAAAGTTAA
- a CDS encoding ABC transporter permease, with the protein MSRLQKLVIGRVSLGILTLFVVSALMFVGIELLPGDLAQQILGQSATESTLAAFRAELGLDQPAHLRYFDWLGGVLRGDFGTSLASGREVSELLGPRLANTMFLAVYAAVIAAPLAVILGLLAALWRNTLFDRGVNLTALSAISMPEFFVGYVLILFLSIKAGVFPTLARIDSATGLWDALYRSFLPALTLILVVVAHMMRMTRAAIINVLASPYIEMARLKGVPRWRIILQHALPNALAPIVNVVALNLAYLVVGVVVVEVVFSYPGLGQLLVDAVSSRDFPVVQAVGLFFAAVYITLNVLADIISIMSNPRLRHGR; encoded by the coding sequence ATGTCCCGGCTTCAGAAGCTTGTTATCGGCCGAGTGTCCCTCGGCATTCTGACCCTCTTTGTCGTATCCGCCCTCATGTTCGTTGGCATCGAACTTTTGCCCGGTGATCTGGCGCAGCAGATCCTTGGCCAATCGGCGACTGAATCGACCCTCGCGGCCTTTCGCGCCGAGCTTGGCCTCGATCAGCCTGCGCATCTTCGGTATTTCGATTGGCTTGGCGGTGTGCTGCGCGGTGATTTCGGCACCTCTTTGGCTTCGGGGCGCGAGGTGTCTGAGCTTTTGGGCCCGCGGCTTGCCAATACCATGTTTCTGGCCGTCTATGCCGCCGTTATCGCCGCCCCGCTGGCGGTGATCCTTGGGCTGCTGGCGGCGCTGTGGCGCAACACGCTGTTTGACCGCGGCGTCAACCTGACCGCGCTTTCCGCCATCTCCATGCCCGAGTTTTTCGTAGGCTATGTCCTGATCCTGTTTCTGTCGATCAAGGCGGGCGTCTTTCCGACGCTGGCACGGATCGACAGCGCCACGGGGCTGTGGGACGCGCTCTATCGCAGCTTTCTGCCCGCGCTGACGCTTATTCTTGTGGTCGTGGCGCATATGATGCGGATGACGCGGGCGGCCATCATCAACGTGCTGGCCTCGCCCTATATCGAGATGGCCCGCCTCAAGGGCGTGCCGCGCTGGCGCATCATTCTGCAACACGCGCTGCCCAACGCGCTGGCGCCGATCGTCAATGTGGTGGCGCTGAACCTTGCCTATCTGGTGGTCGGCGTGGTGGTGGTTGAGGTCGTCTTTTCCTACCCCGGTCTGGGCCAGTTACTGGTCGATGCGGTTTCCAGCCGGGATTTCCCGGTGGTGCAGGCGGTGGGGCTGTTCTTTGCCGCTGTCTATATCACGCTGAACGTTCTGGCCGACATCATCTCGATCATGTCCAACCCGCGTCTGCGGCACGGGAGATAA
- a CDS encoding ABC transporter substrate-binding protein, whose product MTNFTNRQTGPSRRSFLAGTAAAVGAGLILPRGARAQAQPKKGGTLRVGFTQGSTSDSLDPATFNNDFMFASGYAVFNTLTEIAPDGTAQPDLAESFEASSDAATWTFRLRDNAQFSDGKTATANDVIASIRHHMGPESKSGIKPLLEQITDIRADGDKVVIFELAAGNADFPFIFNDYHLGIRQDTGDGTIDPNSRIGTGGYVIDVFEPGVRVELSRRDDYWKEGRAHFDKVVILKVGDPAARMNALMTGEVDLIDRPDLKTINLLGRAPNVKIHTQDGTLHYIMPMQTNTAPFDDLNVRMALKYGINREDMIEKVLRGYGTVGNDQPISRSMPYYNDDLEQITYDPERAKYHLKQAGLESLDVTLSTSDAAFNGAVDASVLFAESARPAGLNIEVKREPDDGYWSNVWLQKPFCCSYWGGRPTPDLMFSTGYAADAEWNETKWDNERFNELLLQARPELDQTRRAEMYGEMQKIVKEQGGALIPAFGQYVSAMSESVQMPEEVSEMWDLDSQRFIERWWMS is encoded by the coding sequence ATGACCAATTTCACAAACCGTCAAACCGGCCCGAGCCGTCGCAGCTTTCTAGCCGGGACCGCCGCCGCCGTGGGGGCAGGGCTGATCCTGCCACGCGGAGCGCGGGCACAGGCGCAACCCAAGAAGGGCGGCACCCTGCGGGTGGGCTTTACCCAAGGCTCCACTTCCGACAGCCTTGATCCTGCGACCTTCAACAATGACTTCATGTTCGCCAGCGGCTATGCGGTCTTCAACACATTGACCGAAATCGCCCCCGATGGCACCGCCCAGCCCGACCTTGCCGAGAGCTTTGAGGCCAGCAGCGATGCGGCCACATGGACCTTCCGCCTGCGCGACAATGCGCAATTCTCGGACGGCAAGACGGCCACGGCGAATGACGTGATCGCTTCGATCCGTCACCACATGGGGCCCGAGTCCAAATCCGGTATCAAACCGCTGCTTGAGCAGATCACCGATATCCGCGCCGATGGCGATAAGGTCGTGATCTTTGAACTGGCCGCGGGCAACGCGGACTTCCCGTTCATCTTCAATGATTACCACCTCGGCATTCGCCAAGACACGGGCGATGGCACGATTGACCCCAACAGCCGCATCGGCACCGGCGGCTATGTGATCGATGTCTTCGAGCCGGGCGTGCGGGTCGAACTCTCGCGCCGCGATGACTACTGGAAAGAAGGCCGCGCGCATTTCGACAAGGTCGTGATCCTGAAAGTCGGCGACCCGGCGGCCCGGATGAACGCGCTGATGACCGGTGAGGTCGACCTGATCGACCGGCCCGACCTCAAAACCATCAACCTTCTGGGCCGCGCGCCCAACGTGAAGATCCACACCCAAGACGGCACGCTGCATTACATCATGCCGATGCAGACCAACACGGCGCCCTTCGATGATCTGAACGTGCGGATGGCGCTGAAATACGGCATCAACCGCGAAGACATGATCGAAAAGGTTCTGCGTGGCTATGGCACCGTGGGCAACGACCAACCAATCTCGCGCTCCATGCCCTATTACAACGACGATCTGGAGCAGATCACCTATGATCCGGAGCGGGCGAAGTACCATCTGAAACAGGCGGGGCTGGAAAGCCTCGACGTGACGCTCTCGACCTCGGATGCAGCGTTCAACGGGGCGGTGGATGCCTCTGTGCTCTTTGCCGAAAGCGCGCGGCCTGCTGGCTTGAACATCGAAGTGAAGCGCGAGCCGGATGACGGCTATTGGTCGAACGTCTGGCTGCAAAAGCCCTTCTGCTGTTCCTATTGGGGTGGCCGTCCGACGCCTGACCTCATGTTCTCGACCGGCTATGCCGCCGATGCGGAGTGGAACGAGACCAAATGGGACAACGAGCGCTTCAATGAGCTGCTGTTGCAGGCCCGGCCTGAGCTGGACCAGACCCGCCGCGCCGAGATGTACGGCGAGATGCAGAAGATCGTGAAAGAGCAGGGCGGCGCGCTGATCCCGGCCTTTGGTCAATATGTCTCGGCCATGAGCGAAAGCGTTCAGATGCCCGAGGAAGTGTCCGAGATGTGGGATCTCGACAGCCAGCGCTTCATCGAACGCTGGTGGATGTCCTAA
- a CDS encoding substrate-binding periplasmic protein, translating into MTPRKATPHGAKGVDNPIGLKILIPLAALSLLAACDDLRFPRDVEETLETVLSEQKMTVAVSENPPWVVLADGQPPQGVEADLTRAFAEALGVAIEWKHLGAFAALEGVEKGDIDLAIGGFTRKDVTPVKGAAPSYAYFEESFVIGSRGPDALADDIEGQRVFVPPHLPLAALVEKEGGIPVDHWAEGLNLAALPHWKLEEKDLTATETTLQRAQHVFAVQQGENAWLMEIEGFLRDEAGTIGARLRASAP; encoded by the coding sequence ATGACGCCCCGCAAAGCTACGCCGCATGGTGCCAAAGGCGTGGACAATCCAATTGGTTTGAAAATTTTAATCCCCCTCGCTGCCCTGAGCCTGCTCGCCGCTTGCGACGACCTGCGGTTCCCTCGGGATGTGGAAGAAACCCTCGAAACCGTTCTTTCCGAGCAGAAAATGACCGTGGCGGTATCGGAAAACCCGCCATGGGTCGTGCTGGCAGACGGCCAACCGCCACAGGGGGTCGAAGCCGACCTGACCCGCGCCTTCGCCGAAGCCTTGGGGGTGGCCATCGAGTGGAAACACCTCGGCGCCTTCGCGGCGTTGGAGGGGGTGGAGAAGGGTGACATCGACCTTGCCATTGGGGGTTTCACCCGCAAGGACGTGACCCCGGTAAAAGGGGCCGCGCCGAGCTACGCCTATTTCGAGGAGTCCTTCGTCATCGGCAGCCGGGGGCCAGACGCCTTGGCCGATGACATCGAAGGCCAACGCGTTTTCGTACCGCCCCACCTGCCTCTTGCCGCGCTGGTTGAAAAGGAAGGTGGCATTCCGGTGGATCATTGGGCGGAAGGCCTCAACCTCGCCGCTCTCCCGCACTGGAAACTTGAGGAGAAAGACCTTACCGCCACCGAAACCACGCTACAGCGGGCACAGCATGTCTTTGCCGTGCAGCAGGGCGAAAACGCTTGGCTGATGGAGATCGAAGGCTTCCTTCGAGATGAGGCCGGAACCATCGGGGCGCGTCTGCGCGCATCTGCCCCATGA
- a CDS encoding cation transporter, translating into MTRSIRTMPEAQKKALHRARWLEVIWIAVLGSIVAAIYFAVGSSQAMKTAWIEDLLSFVPPIAFLVGSWIEGWKPNRRFPLGYIRVTSIAYLIGAVSLGGVGIFLIVDSSIALIKQEHPTIGSVEFFGTTIWFGWVMIAALAYSVVMPVIFGHLKMKPAKMLHDKTLYADAMMNKADWMTGLAGIVGILGIGMGWWWADAVAAIVIALDVLHDGFKHTGAAIRDLSDEMPRTIEDKDFDPLIGEVQNTFNALPWVRESRLRLREEGRFLTGTIYVVAHENGATPERVEAAEAELLDLHWRIHDISIMPRTKIAGSVTIEGADDGTLPLRSGARRRPVG; encoded by the coding sequence ATGACCCGCTCCATCCGCACCATGCCCGAAGCGCAGAAAAAAGCGCTGCACCGCGCGCGCTGGCTTGAGGTCATCTGGATCGCGGTCTTAGGGTCGATCGTGGCGGCAATCTATTTTGCAGTGGGCAGCAGCCAAGCGATGAAAACCGCATGGATCGAAGACCTGCTCAGCTTTGTGCCGCCCATCGCCTTTCTCGTTGGCTCATGGATCGAGGGATGGAAGCCCAACCGCCGTTTCCCACTGGGCTATATCCGTGTCACATCAATCGCTTATCTGATCGGCGCCGTGTCGCTCGGCGGGGTCGGGATCTTTCTTATCGTCGACTCTTCCATCGCGCTCATCAAACAGGAGCACCCCACCATCGGCAGTGTCGAGTTTTTCGGCACCACCATTTGGTTCGGCTGGGTGATGATCGCGGCGCTGGCCTATAGCGTCGTGATGCCGGTCATTTTCGGCCATTTAAAAATGAAACCCGCCAAGATGCTCCATGACAAGACGCTTTATGCCGATGCCATGATGAACAAGGCGGATTGGATGACAGGGCTTGCCGGGATCGTGGGCATCCTCGGGATCGGGATGGGCTGGTGGTGGGCCGACGCGGTCGCGGCCATCGTGATCGCCTTGGACGTGCTGCATGACGGTTTCAAACACACCGGCGCGGCGATCCGGGACCTCAGCGATGAGATGCCGCGCACGATTGAAGATAAGGATTTCGACCCGCTGATCGGAGAGGTGCAGAATACTTTCAACGCGCTGCCGTGGGTCCGCGAAAGCCGCCTGCGCCTGCGCGAAGAAGGGCGTTTTCTGACCGGCACGATCTATGTCGTGGCGCATGAAAACGGCGCTACGCCCGAGAGGGTCGAAGCGGCGGAGGCCGAATTGCTCGACCTGCATTGGCGCATTCACGACATCTCGATCATGCCGCGAACTAAGATTGCAGGGTCGGTCACGATTGAAGGCGCGGATGACGGCACTCTGCCGTTGCGTTCTGGCGCTCGGCGGCGTCCGGTGGGGTGA
- a CDS encoding SDR family oxidoreductase, with the protein MLEGDVGEKAFCKDAVSRTKESFGKIDILVNDAGEQHAQESLEDIEEAQIERTFRTNIIGMILMTQATLPHLKKGARIICVTSITAYKGQDLLLDYASTKGAILSFLRAMASKLAPKGILVNGVAPGPIWTPLIPASFPADKVEEFGENTPLGRPGQPNEVAPSLLFLACEDSSYMSGQVLHPNGGTLVGA; encoded by the coding sequence TTGCTGGAGGGCGATGTCGGTGAGAAAGCTTTTTGCAAAGATGCCGTAAGCCGCACGAAGGAGAGCTTTGGCAAGATTGACATTCTCGTCAATGACGCGGGCGAACAGCACGCGCAGGAAAGCCTCGAAGACATCGAAGAAGCGCAGATCGAACGCACGTTCCGCACCAATATCATCGGCATGATCCTGATGACGCAGGCGACGCTGCCGCATCTGAAAAAGGGCGCGCGGATCATCTGTGTCACTTCGATCACCGCCTATAAGGGGCAGGACCTACTGCTCGACTATGCATCGACCAAAGGGGCGATCCTGTCCTTCCTGCGGGCGATGGCGAGCAAGCTGGCGCCCAAGGGTATTTTGGTCAACGGCGTGGCCCCGGGGCCGATTTGGACGCCGCTGATCCCGGCCTCCTTCCCGGCGGATAAGGTTGAGGAATTTGGCGAAAACACCCCCCTTGGCCGCCCCGGTCAGCCGAATGAGGTGGCCCCGTCACTGCTGTTCCTCGCCTGCGAGGACTCATCTTATATGAGCGGCCAGGTGCTGCATCCGAACGGCGGCACGTTGGTCGGCGCATAA
- a CDS encoding c-type cytochrome, with translation MRYLIFALLWATTAQANHELEGRDIKAGRRLYAETCAACHGADLEGQPDWGTPNENGILPAPPHDATGHTWHHDNTLLCEYTKFGGQAALAARGINDFASGMPAFEEVLSDEDIWDILAYIRSTWPPREQAVQASRNRAH, from the coding sequence ATGCGATATCTTATCTTTGCCCTCCTTTGGGCGACCACAGCGCAGGCGAACCACGAACTTGAGGGGCGCGATATCAAGGCTGGTCGCAGGCTCTATGCCGAGACCTGCGCCGCCTGTCACGGGGCCGACCTGGAAGGCCAGCCCGACTGGGGCACCCCGAACGAGAACGGCATCCTGCCCGCGCCGCCCCATGACGCCACCGGCCACACCTGGCACCACGACAACACGCTGCTGTGCGAATATACCAAATTCGGAGGCCAAGCCGCTTTGGCCGCGCGCGGCATCAATGATTTTGCCAGCGGCATGCCCGCCTTCGAAGAGGTTCTGTCGGACGAGGATATCTGGGACATCCTCGCCTACATCCGATCGACTTGGCCGCCCCGCGAACAGGCTGTTCAGGCAAGCCGCAATCGGGCGCATTGA